From the genome of Mucispirillum schaedleri ASF457:
AAGTTATATAACCTATATATTTTTTTTTGTCAATAACTTTTTTTATTTTTTTAAAAAATAATTTTTATCTTACTAATAATAAATGATTTATTTTTCTTCTTCAACTGGTGGGTATGGCTTATCTTTTCTATACATTGTAGCTTGAGCTATGGCTATAAGGCTTTGGTCGCCATCATATACTTTAACTTCATAAGTGCCTAATTTCCTAGTTTTGCTAAGCTCTCTTGCTTCTGCTGTTAATGGACCTTTTGTTCCCGCCTTAATATAAGATATATTTGCTGCCGCTGTTACTGCAAATGTGCCATAAGCAGTTGCTGCTGCACCTAATGTAGTATCAACTATTGCAAATATTGCCCCACCATGAGTTATACCCATACTGTTTTTATGCTGCGATTTAAGCTCCATAATAGTTTTAGCATAGCCCTTATCTATATCAAGTATTTTTATATTCATTGCCTTTGCAAAAGCATTGTGTGTAGAGTGGTATTCTTTAATATGTTTTAACTCTTCTGTCATAACTCACCTTTAAAGATTTATGTAATACATTAATTAGAATATAAAATAACTTATAAATTCAATATATAACTTAAATAAAACCAAAAATTCTACATTGTTTTATATAAAGTAAAAAAAATAAGTTTTATGCAAAAACAGCTGTTCCTTATATAAAATTAAGAGAAAAAATATCTTATTTCTAAATAACTTATAAAAATATACATATATTATGCCGAAAATACTTGTGTTTTACATTAAGTTACAATAATATATGGTAATGAATTTTAATGTAATAGCATCAGGCAGTTCTGGTAACTGCTATTGTATAGAAAATAATGGATATTTTATATTTGTAGATGCAGGAGCAACATTAACATCTATTAGAAAAGGGTTGGAAAATAGAAAGCCTGATAAAGAAAAGGGAGCAAGCCTTTTTATTACTCATGAGCATACCGACCATATTTCAGGTGTTCTGCCATTAATATCATGCTATAACCCTAA
Proteins encoded in this window:
- a CDS encoding PaaI family thioesterase, with product MTEELKHIKEYHSTHNAFAKAMNIKILDIDKGYAKTIMELKSQHKNSMGITHGGAIFAIVDTTLGAAATAYGTFAVTAAANISYIKAGTKGPLTAEARELSKTRKLGTYEVKVYDGDQSLIAIAQATMYRKDKPYPPVEEEK